Proteins found in one Sardina pilchardus chromosome 3, fSarPil1.1, whole genome shotgun sequence genomic segment:
- the ift70 gene encoding intraflagellar transport protein 70A, producing MTLTTIKDGEYTATVYKMIKDGRYGDAIHILSNELQKQMKSRAALSLLGYCYYHIQDFTNAAECYEQLTQLHPEVEEYKLYYAQSLYGACAFSDAMKATFLLDNPTSHTKMIKLQAAIKYGEEEYAGAKTLVEQLPQDDPDYDVDLGCLLFKEGEYEEACKKFMSSMQVLGYQPDLSYNIALCHYSLKQYASALKYIGEIIERGIREHPELSVGMTTEGIEVRSVGNTLVLHETALIEAFNLKAAIEYQLKNFDSAQEALTDMPPRSEEELDPVTLHNQALMNMDTKPTEGFEKLAFLLQQNPFPPVTFGNLLLLYCKYEYFDLAADVLAENAHLTYKFLSPYLYEFLDAMLTCQTAPEEAFRKLDEIAGKLTDQLRKSAKQVQDARHTRDDDGLKRALHDYDEVLEKYIPVLMAQAKIYWNRENYSMVEKIFRKSVEFCNEHDTWKLNVAHVLFMQENKYKEAIGFYEPIVKKHYDNILNVSAVVLANLCVSYIMTSQNEEAEELMRKIEKEEEQISYDDPDKKVFHLCIVNLVIGTLYCAKGNYDFGISRVIKSLEPYNKKLGTDTWFYAKRCFLSLLENMAKHMIMLRDAVVQDCIQFLEHCELHGKDVEAMIEQPLEEDRVHVGKNTVTYESRLLKALFYEVIGWNQ from the exons ATGACACTCACAACGATAAAAGACGGGGAGTACACTGCTACAGTCTACAAAATG ATTAAAGATGGGCGTTATGGAGATGCCATCCATATCCTAAGCAACGAACTTCAAAAACAGATGAAG TCAAGGGCTGCTCTGTCGCTGCTGGGTTACTGCTACTACCACATTCAGGACTTCACCAATGCTGCAGAGTGCTATGAGCAGCTCACTCAGCTACACCcggaggtggaggagtacaAACTCTACTACGCCCAGTCACTCTATGGTGCATGTGCCTTTTCTGATGCCATGAAAGCCACGTTTCTCCTGGACAATCCAACAAGTCATACAAAA ATGATCAAGCTTCAAGCTGCCATCAAATATGGAGAGGAAGAGTATGCTGGAGCCAAG ACCTTGGTGGAGCAGCTGCCTCAGGATGATCCTGATTATGACGTGGATCTTGGCTGCTTGCTGTTCAAAGAGGGAGAATATGAAGAGGCCTGCAAAAAGTTCATGTCCTCTATGCAAGTGCTAGGCTACCAGCCAG atctGTCATACAACATTGCCCTTTGCCACTATAGCTTAAAGCAATACGCATCAGCTCTCAAATACATCGGTGAGATCATAGAACGTGGAATACGAGAACATCCag aACTGAGTGTTGGCATGACAACAGAGGGCATAGAGGTGAGAAGTGTGGGCAATACTCTGGTCCTCCATGAAACCGCCCTGATTGAAGCCTTCAACCTCAAGGCAGCCATTGAGTACCAGCTCAAGAATT TTGATTCAGCACAAGAGGCCTTGACGGACATGCCGCCAAGATCAGAAGAG GAGCTGGATCCAGTAACCCTCCACAACCAGGCCCTGATGAACATGGACACCAAGCCCACAGAGGGCTTTGAGAAACTGGCCTTCCTCCTGCAGCAGAACCCTTTCCCTCCAGTCACGTTTGGCAACCTGCTGCTCCTCTACTGTAAATACGAG TACTTTGACTTGGCTGCAGATGTTCTGGCCGAAAACGCCCATCTGACGTACAAGTTTCTGAGTCCG TATCTGTATGAGTTTCTAGATGCCATGCTGACATGCCAGACTGCACCAGAGGAg GCTTTCCGGAAATTAGATGAAATTGCTGGGAAATTAACTGACCAGTTAAGGAAGTCAGCCAAACAG GTCCAGGATGCACGTCACACACGGGATGACGATGGGCTGAAGAGGGCCCTGCACGACTATGACGAGGTGCTGGAGAA GTACATCCCTGTGCTCATGGCTCAGGCGAAGATCTACTGGAATAGGGAGAACTACAGCATGGTGGAGAAGATCTTCCGCAAGTCGGTGGAGTTCTGCAACGAGCACGACACGTGGAAGCTGAACGTGGCTCATGTGCTCTTCATGCAGGAGAACAAGTACAAGGAGGCCATCGGATTCTACGAGCCCATCGTCAAGAAGCACTATGACAAC ATTCTCAATGTCAGCGCGGTAGTCTTGGCTAACCTCTGTGTTTCGTACATCATGACCAGTCAGAATGAGGAG GCCGAAGAACTGATGAGAAAGAtcgagaaggaggaggagcagataTCTTACGACGACCCGGACAAGAAGGTGTTTCATCTGTGCATTGTAAACCTTGTGATTGG aacGTTATACTGTGCCAAAGGGAATTATGATTTTGGGATTTCACGCGTCATCAAGAGCCTGGAGCCCTACAACAAAAAG CTCGGAACCGACACGTGGTTCTATGCCAAGAGGTGCTTCCTGTCGCTGTTGGAGAACATGGCCAAGCACATGATCATGCTCCGGGACGCCGTGGTGCAGGACTGCATTCAGTTCCTGGAGCACTGTGAAC TCCACGGGAAGGACGTGGAAGCCATGATCGAGCAGCCCCTGGAGGAAGACCGCGTGCACGTGGGCAAGAACACAGTCACCTACGAGTCCCGGCTGCTCAAGGCCCTCTTCTATGAAGTCATCGGCTGGAACCAATaa